DNA sequence from the Nocardia sp. BMG111209 genome:
GCCTGGGATCGCGCCTTCCGCGCCCGCGAGGCCGGCGGCCGGGCCGGCCGGGCGGCCCTGACCGCACTCGGCAGCCTCGCCCGCCACGGCGAATTGCGCGCCGCGCCGCGGCTCGCGCACGTGGTCGCCAATTCCCAGGCCGTCGCCGGTCGCGTCCGCGACTGGTGGGGCCTGCCCTCGACGGTGGTGCATCCGCCGGTGCGCATCGACCGCTTCGCCCCCGATCCGGCGGTACCCCGCGAGGACTTCTTCCTGATCGCCGGCCGCCTGGTCCCCTACAAGCGCGCCGATCTCGCCGTCCGCGCCGCCCAGCGCGCGGGCTGCCGCCTGATCGTGCTGGGCGAGGGCCGTTTCCGCACCCACCTCGAATCCGTCGCGGGCCCGGAGACCACCTTCCTCGGCGCGGCGCCCGACGACGTCCTGCTCGACATGTACCGCCGCTGCCGCGCCCTGCTCATGCCCGGCGTCGAGGATTTCGGCATCGTGCCGGTGGAGGCCATGGCCTGCGGTACACCGGTGATCGCGGTCGGCGCCGGCGGCGCGGTGGACACCGTCCTGCCCGGAATCAGCGGCGAACACATCCGATTCGGCGACGACGACGCGGTGGTCGCCGAATTCGCCCGTGCCATGCGCGATTTCGACCCCGCGGCCTACGATCCGGCGGTGGTCCGCAAGCACGCCGAATCCTTCTCCCCCGGCGCCTTCCGGCAGCGGATGTCGGAAGTTGTTGCCCACGTTGTAGTTTCGTGACGAGCAGGCCGGGCTGCGCGCCGGTGACCTAACCGGCCGACCGGGAGTCCGGCCCGGGAAGGGTGGTGGCGGTCGCGAATTCGGCGACCGCGTCCTCCAGTTGACGCAGGCCCGGCTCCTCGAGCGGATAGTGGCCGGCGTTCTCCAGCAGCACCCGCTGGACCGGCACCCGGGTGATGCGGGACAGGAACGATTCGGCCAGATGCGGCGGGGACCAGCGGTCGCGGGCGGGCTGGGTCAGCAGGATCGGGCAGGCGGTGAAGTCCTCCGGTTCGACCGCGGGACGGTAGTTCAGGTAGCTGCTCAGGAAGCGGATCGGGACCCGGTTGCCCGCGGAGGTGGGGTCGGCGATCATGAGGCGCAGAGCGGCCGGATCGTTCACCAGCGCGGACATCTTGGCGGCGAGGGTCATGGGGTAGCGGACCCGGCCGGCGGGGGTGGGGGCCAGGAGGCGCAGGAAGGGGGCGCCGACGCGGGCGTTGAGCAGGTCGTGGGCCGTTTCGTCGCGGACCTGCTGGACACGCTGGTCGAGGAACGTCATGCCGACTATGCCGTGCAGGGTGTTCGCGGGGGCCTTCGCGGCCACATGGTAGGCCAGCATGCCGCCCGCGCTGAGGCCGTAGAGGATGATCGGACGGTCGTCGCGGGCACGTTCGTGGGCGAGGTAGTCGACCACGAGGTCGACCCAGTCCTCGTAGGTGGGGGTGTGGCCGCGGCGGAGACGGGTGAGGCCGTAGCCGAGGTTGTCGAGGGCGATGGTTTCGAAGCCGCGGCGGGCCAGGGGGGCGCCGAGGATCAGGGTGAGGTGGCGGCCGTTGGTGCCCACGCCGTGGTGCAGGAGGATCTTCGCGGGGGCCGCCGGGGCGGGATAGCGGTCGAGGTGGATCTCGTGGCCTCGCCAGGGCCAGAATTCCTCCGTGGGGGCCGTCTGCTCGGTCAGGTGCAGGCGGGCGGGCAGGAGGCGTTGTAGCGCCTGCCAATCCGGTTGGTCACGGTAGGCGGCGGGGGTGGTGTGCACCGGGCTCCTTCCTGCACATCGGATGCAGTGGGGTCTTCATCGGATTCATCGGATCGGCGGGCGTTTGCGAAACGTGTTCGCGAGAGCGGTTTCGGGCGAACCGGTCCGTAGGATGGCGGCGTGGTCGAACAGCGGCGGCGGTCGCGGGTGCCCCGGTGGGTCCGGGCGCTCGGATTGCTGCTGCTCGTCTTCGGTATCGCGACCATGCACGCCGGGGTGTTCTGCGTCGGCGGACAGATGCACGACGGGATGTCCGGGCATGTGGCGGCCGGGCATGTGGCGGCCGGCGCGTCCGAGGTCGCCGTGCACAAAGTCGCCACGCACGCGGTCGGCGCGCCCGAGGTAGCCACGCGCGAGGTTGCTGTGCACGGCGAGGTCGCCACGCGCGAGGCGAGCGGGGCCGGGCACGGGGCGATTCATGCGTGCAAGTTCGTGCTGTCCCGGTCGGTCCCGGATCTCGGGATGGTCCCGCTCGATCACGTCGGGGCAGGGGCCGACGA
Encoded proteins:
- a CDS encoding alpha/beta hydrolase produces the protein MHTTPAAYRDQPDWQALQRLLPARLHLTEQTAPTEEFWPWRGHEIHLDRYPAPAAPAKILLHHGVGTNGRHLTLILGAPLARRGFETIALDNLGYGLTRLRRGHTPTYEDWVDLVVDYLAHERARDDRPIILYGLSAGGMLAYHVAAKAPANTLHGIVGMTFLDQRVQQVRDETAHDLLNARVGAPFLRLLAPTPAGRVRYPMTLAAKMSALVNDPAALRLMIADPTSAGNRVPIRFLSSYLNYRPAVEPEDFTACPILLTQPARDRWSPPHLAESFLSRITRVPVQRVLLENAGHYPLEEPGLRQLEDAVAEFATATTLPGPDSRSAG
- a CDS encoding glycosyltransferase, translated to MTPPRIALVHERFTEYGGSEAVVAEFMKTWPGSPVFAPLTTAECLDAVRTAASESPHTFHTSRLTRAYELSGQRSHAPLLPFVPAALRRLPLTGRFDAVVVSHHAFATQAVFATDAPVVAYVHSPARWAWDRAFRAREAGGRAGRAALTALGSLARHGELRAAPRLAHVVANSQAVAGRVRDWWGLPSTVVHPPVRIDRFAPDPAVPREDFFLIAGRLVPYKRADLAVRAAQRAGCRLIVLGEGRFRTHLESVAGPETTFLGAAPDDVLLDMYRRCRALLMPGVEDFGIVPVEAMACGTPVIAVGAGGAVDTVLPGISGEHIRFGDDDAVVAEFARAMRDFDPAAYDPAVVRKHAESFSPGAFRQRMSEVVAHVVVS